The nucleotide window AGAGGATTAACTGTGTGTATGTGTGGTTTTGTTATGTCTTTCTTCTTTATCCATAGGTTGGTGAGAGCAATTGTGGAAGAGAACATGTGGTTCCAAGTATTGTACAGCTTGGATTTGTGTTGCTCGAAGGAATTGAAGAAGgaagtaaattttttgataagTCTGATGATGTGATGGGTCCTGACGAGCTTGGTGCTCAGGTTCTCAAGAGTTTATTTGAGGTTCATGATATGGCAAGAAGTGAGGTTTGTATGAGGTCTATTTCTTGGTTTTGATGTGTTTTAGTAAATCTTCCTGTATCTTAGGTACAAGGAAATGATGCTGCAAGCTATAATTACCCTTGCTGATTCTTGCAGATAATAGAGCAATGCAAATTACGTATCCTCTCTTTAAAGCCTGAACAAGGCTTTCCTGTTATAAGGTGATTTGCAAGTGTTAGCAAAGGATTTTGGTCCATACTTTTTTATGCTGTTTACCAATAAACAATTTATTTGTACTTAACAGACTGCTTGGTTGTCTTATCCATACTTTTACATACCCAATGTTGGAGCACATTTCACATCTTAAGGAATTGTTGGATTATTTCACATTCATGAATGACAAGGTCTCATCTCATCTTGTTGCTGCCCTTTTGCCTCTTAGCAGATTAAGCCGTgatcttgaggtactcattgaTATCTTACAGTTTCTTCATATTATTGAATATGTTACTTTTCTTAGATTGAGAAACTTAAATAGCGCACCGGACCTTGAGGATGTTACAGCAAAACTGAACTAATAGTCTAATAGTGCCTGTTGAGCAGGATTCAATGTCAATTAAGACTCTTAACGAAGCTGTTTGCTATTCTCTTTCAATAAACTTAAAAActaaacatatcaaaatatGCTTCCTAATTCATAAGTACTTCCTCTCTTCTCTCGCCGTAGTGAATAGTTATCTCTATATTCTTCATTAGAATCAATACTTTGAGGTTAATGTCTTCATCCTTTTCTGTTTCTTCTTTGTTCCGTCGTTTTTTATCCTATCTTGTTAATGTTGAAGGACTATACCATTTTGGTCTTGCGTAAAGCAATGTTTAGACAAGAAGACTCAATCCGTCTTGCTGCAACAAGTTCAATTGTCAATTTGATATTGGCTGAAAAACAATCAACGAAAGATGGATCATTTTCTTGTCAAGACTCAAGCAGTCAAGCTAGTAGCAGCCAGCAAGCTGAAGTTTTCCGTACACTTGGTTCCAGTCTTTTCCAGGAGCTAAATGGTTTGTTACAGAGGTGCCTCTTTCAACAGGTAGCATTTTACACACTTcctcttcctctcttttctttgttttccccAATTAACATCTTGAACCATGAGCTTCCTGTGTAAGTGGCGAAAATACTACTCATGGAAAAGTGTTCTTTTTAGGCAAAGGTCAGAGAGATTCTATATCGTGGACTTCTTAAGCTTGTATTGGTGGATCCTTTAACTTCTGGGGCTGTTTTTGATTTTCTCTTCCCTCATTTCTTGCGATTTTACAGAGAGGTATAGATATTTTTCTAACTAATAATCTGATTTTCTTACAGTATCACTCTAAGGAAGAACCTTTTAATTTATCCTTACGTAAATAAGTTGTCATTGCCTTACCTCTCATACTGGTTGTTTATTTCAGGATGCAGATGTTCTACTGGATGTTAACCAATGTACTAAATTAGAGAGTGGGAAGGTGTATATTCAAGAGCCACTAGACTGCCTTCTCTCCTGTATCTCCTGGATGCTTCTTCTTCAGCCACATGGGAAAGCCGACCATCCTTCAGATTCATGGACTTGCTTTGGCTTCTCTCTGACACAAGAGAATGAGGTACTCTCGTTAAAGACACTAGATATTTCCCCTGATTCAAAGCTTGTAACATACTATTTTGGCATTTGATCAAATTGCAGCAGGCTGGAAAAGCATGGTCCAAAGGGTCACTGTCCAATGCATTATTAAAGATTCGAAACTACCTAAGAAATGCAGATATGGAAGGTGTGTGAGATTGTTGATTCAGGTTGAATAAAGCTTAACTTGATACAGTTAACATTGCAATTGTTGATATTTCTTGATTTAGAGcctgtttgaattgacttattttaggtgcttttaaGCACTTTTGTAGTATTTGGGTAAGGTTAAAGTGATAAGCCCACCAAACGGGCTCTTAAGCAGCTTATGTTGAACACTACACAGTAGTAGTTGACAGTTTTCTTTTAACTCCACATCAAATTGGGTGTTGTTGACTCTGGTCGCCTTTTTTGCTCTCGAGATACAGATATTTTCACCTTCCTTGCACTGCAGAAAATTCATTGCTAGTTGTTTAGTGAGGCTAATGTTTGTTTGATGTTGTTTATTTCATGCTAGATCAGGCTTACTCAGCAAAACTCAGGATACAGACTCTAGTCACTTGGAAGGGGAAAAACGGAGATGttgttcttcaattttattAGGAATAATTGAGGTGATGTTGAATATAGTTGGGACTGAGTTTGGGAAAACAACTGATGGGAAAAAGTTGGAGTTGGAAAAAGAACTGTTTGACTTTATTGGTATATTTGAATCTCTGGACCAAAACATATGTAGGCAGGGTGGTGGTTCAACTCAAAGAGGTTCTATACGGACCACTGCAAGCAATGCTTCAGAGGAGCTTGAATTTAGTGGCAGTAAATTATGTCCAGAACGAGTTCCTCTGTTAGCaacttcaattatctatcagCTATTGCAAAGCACTGTAGAATCATGGAGATGTGATGGTTTTAACAACAATGTGGCCTCTCAAAAGCATAGCCAATCATCATCTGGAAAGGCACCGACTCAGTATTataaaattctttcttttactCTTAACATTTGCCTTCGTCAGCTAAAAGCATCCTCTGTTATGCGACAGCAAGATCCTCTAAAAATGTTGATCTATGGGGAGATCAAGCAGTTGGGCTCCCCTTTGCTGAAAATGATTTGGTGCCTCCTCTCTGAACCAAAATCTATGATTGATAGTAGGAAAAAAGATGCTTATATGAAAAAAGATCTTGATGACAGGAAGGAATATATCCATTTGGGACTTCTTTCCTTGAAAGAATTGCTGGCAGTAATGTTGCATGAGTTGGATTATTCTGTTCTTATAGATGCCTTGGCTACAGTTTCTGGTCCTGGGGATGAAGGAGGCAATACTATGGATGGCCACCGTGATACCGAATGCGAAAAAGCTGATGACATTCCTTACAAATATACAAGTGAAGAATTATTCATCAAAAACAGCATAAGGCCGCTGATTTCTATGCTGCTTGCACGCTCTTTCTTCCGTGAAGTTGAGGTAAATGCGTACGATTAGGAATCTTTGATTTGCTCATGAATTTTTTGCATGATGtattgcatttttctttttacttaataCCATCTATGTTATGTTTGCTGTCAGGTTCTTTGTGATGTTATCATGTTAATTAGCAATAAACTGCCAGAGGAACAAAGGAATCTTGTTGGTAATTGGGCTAAATGCATCTGCAAGATTAGTAAaacatcaaatcccaaggctgCTAAAAGTATTGTATCTATTGCTATATTGTTAACTTCACCACCAAACGACTTAATTATTGCCGAAGACATGGCTGCAGAGCTTTTAAAAGTGGTGGGATCAGAATCAGAATCAGAAAGAGGAGATTCACAAGTGACACTGGATGCGTATTCAATTATAAACAAATCAACTAGTGCCCCACTAGCTTCACTAATACTGGACTTAGTCGAATCAGTTATTTATGAAACTGAATGGGTCATAATGAAACTGAAGATATACTCTCTTCCAAATATGAGAGCTGTTTTGGTTAATCAAAAGGGTAAAAAGGATACACGATTGGCGCTTGAAGAGACTGTTTATTCAAGAGCAGAAGCTGTTGTAAAAGTGTTATCTTCTTTTGTAAAGATGAACCTTAAGGGTATACTAAAATAATCTAGATATTCTCGTTATTAATTAATCTATACTCTATGTCAATCATCTAACTCCAAGATGAATAGCAGATCCTCAGGCAGAGCAGTTGGTGAAGTTAGCTGCAAGGTTTTACAAGAACTTAGCCCGAATGTCAAAGCTTCTAATTGCTTCCAAAGGTGTGCAGCAACCTTTACCAAGCCTCAAGTACCAAAAGCTTGTGGAAATAACTTGCAGGCAACTAACAGCTCCTCTCTACAATTTTGTGCGGCTGATGCAAATGGTAAAAGCTCTGGGAGACTCTTGTTTAAGCTAAAGTTTCACCTCTTTTGTTCAAGAAGGTTTCTTAATTCTACCTGTTTAACTTGTAGAAACAACTAGACAGCACGAAATCAAAAGCACTCGTCAGCAAAATCAAAAGGGAGAACAGATGCATTCCAGACTTGGTTTACCAAATAGAAGACTGTGAGAAATATCTCATACAAATTAGCAAggcaacaaaaataaatttgctGAGGCATGCAAAAAGAAGCACCTCCAGGGACTTCAAGATAATAGAACCACAAAATTTTCCTGTAGAAGAAGATGCTGGAATCCAAGATGCAGACAATAATGGTGCAGCAAGAGGTGACAGAGAATCATCAGAAAACCTTCGTGATGAAGGACATGGAGTAGAAGATGATTCAGTGGCCAGTGctcatgatgatgatgaaggaAATGAAGCGGAAGAGGCTTACAATAGTCCACGTGGAGTAGAAGATGATTCAGTGGCTGGTGCTTTTGATGATGATGAAAGAAATGAAGTGGAGGCGGCATACAATAGTCTACATGGAGTAGAAGATGATTCAGTGGCCGCTGCTTTTGACGATGATGAAGGAAATGAAGTGGAGGAGGCATACAGTAGTCCACATGGAGTAGAAGATGATTCAGTGGCCGCTGCTTTTGATGATGATGAAGGAAATGAAGTGGAGGAGGCATACAATAGTCCACATGGAGTAGAAGATGATTCAGTGGCCGGTGCTGCTGCTGATGATGAAGGAAATGAAGTGGAAGAGGCATGCTACAGTCCACTAGCAGTAGTGGCTTCGGAGTCTGAGAGTGATGCTGAAGCTGCTTATCTTCCTAAGGCAAAAAGAGCAAAAATGAGGAGAGTCGTTGAGGACTCGGATGACGAAGCATAATAAAGACATGTAAATATGAAGAAAAGGTTTGaagtttttaattctttgaGAGATGCCAGCAAGTGGTTCCAGTTTTCAACACCATTTAAATTTCTCTTTTCTGTAGCAGTCTTTTGGAAATTTCTTTGTAGTTTTTGGTGAAGAAAAATGTATTTGATTTGTGTATAGTTTTACTTTTTCCTGCGTTAGAAGTATGGAGTAATGGCAAACCATCTATATAAGTAAGATTAAAGAAACAAATTCCATATTATTACTATTGGGATATACAGTGACCATGTAACTAACTTATATGTATGGAGTTATTGTTTCAACAAACTTATTGATTTCTAGTGTAAGCATTCTTTTGTCTATTTTAAAATCCTAACATTTGGAGTTACATATCATACTCTTGTGTCGTACAGCCGTACTCAGTTAACGAATCAAAGCTTGGAAACTTGTCTTtatactagatataggaccccgtgccagcacggggcacagggcccaatatatattatttttttattttaatttatgtcatattatggaatttgaaaagttattgaaatttttatatgattttaaaaatatttaaatttttagctattgtgatttgtagtacttcttttaaacataattttgaaaataatatttattactctgtttgttctaatttatgtggcacacgcagaatttcaaacattaatcattttttatatgtctctttaatatattaagttgttaattattgtattttatagtacattttgaacctaatttgttaataatatatgttatttgccatgtcccaatttatgtggcattaattgatagatttgttgaaGTCGAGAGacttattttgttaattattgtaatttatagtttttttttggtcaaattcaaacaatatatgttgttaattgatagaatacttttaatgtaatttttttaaaaaaaatatgtgtgaccctccatgtcccaatttatgtggcacatgtaaagttttgacaattaaccaaaattttaatagatttaaaaaaatatttttaagtcgttaaattttaagtaatttaaattgttgtattatttattacaatttataatacttttaaagtagttgaaatattgtactatttattatgattcataacacttttttttttaatttatgtcatattatggaatttgagaagttattgaaatttttctatgattttaaaaatattttaaattgttagctattgtgatttgtagtacttttttttaacataattttgaaaataatatttattactctatttgttctaatttatgtggcagatgcaaaatttcaaatattaactattttttatatgtctctttaatatattaagttgttaattattgtattttatagtacattttgaacctaattttttaataatatatgttatttgccatgtcccaatttatgtggcattaattgatagatttgttggagtcgagagatttattttgttaattattgtaatttatagttttttttccgtcaatttcaaacaatatatgttgttaattgatagaatacttttaatgtaatttttttaaaaaaatatgtgtgactgtccatgtcccaatttatgtggcacatgtaaagttttgacaattaaccaaaattttaatacatttaaaaaaatatttttaagtcgttaaattttaagtaatttaaattgttgtattatttattacaatttataatgcttttaaagtagtttaaatattgtactatttattatgatttataacactttttttttaaatttatgtcatattatggaatttgagaagttattgaaatttttatatgattttaaaaatattttaaattgttagctattgtgatttgtagtacttttttttaacataattttgaaaataatatttattactctatttgttctaatttatgtggcagatgcagaatttcaaatattaacccttttttatatgtctctttaatatattaagttgttaattattgtattttatagtacattttgaacctaattttttaataatatatgttatttgccatgtcccaatttatgtggcattaattgatagatttgttggagtcgagagatttattttgttaattattgtaatttatagtttctttttcgtcaatttcaaacaatatatgttgttaattgatagattttttggagtcgactattttttttattaattattgtaatttattgtttctttttcgtcaatttcaaacaatatatgtttattatataatccattttatgtggtaccaatagaatttagagagtcaattaaattttttatataagttttaaataattaagctgttaattattgtaatgtatagtattacttatattatttttaaatatatttaaatattatatgttaggttttttatcctaatttatatgacattgatagaatttaaagtgtcaaataattgttaattattgtaatagataatatggagtatttaagtcatttatagtatagtaatgaatatataatatgtagtatttaagtggaaggtggtggggcccacttatatagtatgataaatatattggatattaGTTGTggtttatagtatagtaattaataatatataaagtatttaagtggaaagtgatggggcccacttatatattttataaatatattggacatTAATAGTGATTTTATTGGACCATTGATAGTTATTTCTAGACTCttctataatataataatactacCTTTTCTTTTCAACAAAATCATGACCCCTGTGGATTTAAGTTTCGAAAATGCAATCATAACTAATTTTGAATGGAGATTGAAAACGGCCAAAATTATTAATTGCATCACCTTGAAAGATCTCAgaagatttatgttttttttatcaatttatgtggtattttactttttgaaatttaaattatatgaactttaattaatattttaaaatatatctgtttatcatattgaaatgagaaaattgtaatttatagtatttttatatagttttaaatatttatattttaaaatattaaattgatcttattcaatttaattttaaatactaaTTGAATTGACTTTTGACAAGATAAAAATaccatataaattgaaacggatgAAATGCTATTCGAAGAGTCTGTTACTTTTACTATGATTTCTCCAAAAACTTTTTAGTATGAAACTTTTGATTTGTTGTATTTATTTCCTCCATCAATTTTAAATTGTATGGAAATTAGATACGTAAAAACcattatttttgaaaaggaagaaagtgGAGGACAAATGACAGTGCGACAGTAATAAAGTTAAATTCGTACTCTCACACTCACACTCCCACTCCCACTTTCACCAACTCGTAGCAATTTTATCTGTCACGTAAAGCAAAATAAAAGGAACATAGGGGTGTTTGGATATTGTTTTTAAGTAgcttataaattaaaaagaaaaatattgaaaatatttttaaatttaatgtgaattattaatttcatctgataatttttaaaaatatttctttgctttactaattgaatataaatacGTTATGATCGTGTaatatgagtgaaatacactccTCAATTCTCATCAAGTTTAACGGTGTTTTTAACGCTTCTctagattttttattaaaagtcACATGCTCTTACAAGAGTTAGAGGCCACTTGTTATGTCATGTGGCAGATCGATATATGTCTAAGtttaattagtcaagtaaaaaaatatttttaacactgTCAATAATTTGTagacgaaactaataatttatgacaAATTTAAGAGTGCTTTCAATACTTCTCTTTAAATTAAAAGCTAAATTCATAAGTGGatcatattcaatttttaacttttaagttatttttatatttttttaatctaaaataaatatttaaaaatatctttttatcttttctaaatatgttcaaaatttaaaaataaaagctaCCTAAAATTGATTTGATACAATCTTTCGGAAATTGGAAAGAAGAAAGACCACACACATCATTCACCCACGGCCCCTACCCACCCCACACCCCTCTCAACTCTCTCTCACACTCATTCCACACCACCACCCGCCGCCGGAGAGGGGGCTGTTCTACAGTTCCGGCGAAGTATTTTGACGGCTCAAACCTGATATAGAGCTGAAGACATGAGTGAAGACGCAAAAAGAAGCGGAGGAGCTCCGGCAGCGAAGCCTACCTCCGATGATCGGAGAATCTCATCAGGTTCCGTTCCTTCACCTACCGGTACAAAAGTTACCATAAAGAGTGCAGATATGAAACCTGATGTACAAAAGGAGGCGGTCGACATTGCTATTGCTGTATATATCCTCTCGCTGCTTTGCAGATTACAATCATGTATATTTCTCCGACTTATACTGTTATAATTCTATGAATAATGCGTTTTTGTGCTTTTCTGTGTATATGATTAGGCATTTGAGAAGCATAATGTAGAGAAGGATGTAGCTGAACTGATTAAGAAGGAGTTTGATAAGAAGTACGGTCCTACTTGGCATTGCATCGTCGGAAAAAACTTCGGTAAGTCAGAGTTTTTACATGAATTACTTAATCCAACTTTTATATAAGATATCAATCTTTCATTCGTACTAGTATTGGTTGATAGCTTTAAAATTCTATATGTTAACTGAAACTTAATTTGTTGTATCCCCGTGATCTGATGGGATGATATGCAATTCATATTCAGAATGATGTGGATCTAGCACTTCATAAAAATCTTGTCCTGAGTTTCCCCATAGATCATACTTATGCATGTTGGATGATTTGTGAATGGATCAAAGAGGTAGTGTTAGGTGAGTTATAGGCCTTGTTCACAGAGTTAGTACCAAGTACCAGGTGAATTAGTATGAGGTTTTGCACAAGCTGGCACGGATAAATACTGTAATTAAAAAGGTATATATGGATGGATCTGATCTTCCTCTATATGGTGATCTTCTCAAGGTTTATGATAAAGATCATTTAGGGAGTTAGAATGGAGGggtcattttcttctctttggTGTTGATTCTAACCAGAAAGTGCCATAATCTCTAGTCTCTTATGTAACTTAAATTTCTTAGGAGAACAATGAGCTCTCTAGAGTTCAAATTCGGTGGAGGCAAAAAAGGtactaggttatttcttctgaTCTGCCTAAATTTTGGTGGGCAGTGTTACTCTGTACTTGTGTTGGTGAGGTAGCAGGGACCTGGTGCAATAATCAAGGCGAACAAGATCTCTTGAATACCAccgtcataaaaaaatattgtatactTAAAAGTGAGAAACTGCATCATGGATTTTATTGGCTTAATTAAGTAAatgcctaattttttttttttttgaaaaaagtgtGATTGAAGACAAGGTGGGAGTGACTTCGGTGTAAGACAAGATGTGGGAAGAGAGGTTAAGTTGGTTCGGGCATGCGATGAGGAGATGCACAGATGCCGTAGTGcagaggtgtgagaggttggttatggatgaatttagaAAAGGTAGAGGTAGACCAAAAAAGTATTGGGGAGTGATGATTAGACATGACATGGCGCAGTTGCAGCTAACTGTGTTCATGAAAGGTGTGGAAGACATGAATCAGGGTAAAAAGTTAGTTGATAGGAGTGCGTCCATACTAGTAGGAAGGAGTGCTTTGTCTTGTTGCCCTTACTAATAGTCGTAGAAGTACTCTAGTAGTTTCTTATTCTTCGATTTCTATCACTATCTATTATTTCGTGTGGTTCAtttggagtattattttgttgtaataCTGTTTTGTTTTTACTAtatgttgtttttgttaacTATCTCTTGCCTCTTGTACTTTCATTATGTCTTTTTCTAGACTGTTTGGTCTAAAATTAGAGGTTTATTGGAAACCATTTCTTTAGCTCACCTCTAAGATAGAGGTAAGGTCTGTACACTCTACCTTCCCCAGTCTCCACTAGCTATGTTGTTGCTCTAAAAAAGTGTGATTGAAGGCCCTTTTCCTGAAAGTGTACTAGTCCTTATATGAATGCCTTGTGATTAGAAAAGGTCTTGTGAGAAAGAGTGTTATTGATAAACATAGGGATACTATGTGAGCTATGTACCCTTTTTTGCTCTTGAAAGTAGCACAAATGgtgcttattttttttaaaaaggtacaTGGCTCACATCACCCCTTGAAGAGAGGCCCTTCCCTGGACCCTACGTGAATGCAGATGCTTTATGCACCGGGTTGCCTTTTTAAGAAGCACAAACGGTGGATGATGAAGTGACTATTAGTTGGATGTGTCTAAACAAGTATCTTATTTCGCTGTACTTATGAGTAGCATATGAAGAGTATCATGGCTTTGTGTTTCCCTACTGTTTTTTGAAGAACAGTGATCAAAGAACAGCTGATTACAATTGTGTGTACACTAGTACAATGGGCTAATCACACGCCTCACTGTAAAAGTTAAAACATATTTTGCAATTGCTATAAACTAATTGTTGCTTCTTTCATTTCTTGATGTATGCTATTTTGAGTTAGTCATCAGTTTTCCAAGTGCTAAGACTGATTTTTAACCTATATGTGACTATTTCTTGTTATCTTTCCAACTCATCTGTGCTTCCAAGTTGTAAGCTGTGCTACTTGTTTAGAGTGAAAGGTTTGCAGTTAAAGAAAGTTATTCTTTATTGGCTTGCATTGGAGATCATGCATTTTCCATTGAGAACGACACAAATACTTCCCCTTTCATGCATTGTTTGTCAGTGCTAGTTGCAATGAGACAATTGCCCTAGTTCATAGGAGTTTGCAAGTGGCAAGTAACATTCAGTGTATGCCAAAAAAAGAAACCTCGTATATTACTTGGACTGTTTGATAAATAGATCTTTAGAGATTTGGGCTTGAAAGAGAAAATTAATGTGGAAATGCCTCGAGGATCTAAGATGCAGAAAGTAGAAATTTCATCTCTATCAAGGTGTCTTGTGGGAACTGATAGAACTTTTCATGGAAGTTAATATTAGCTGGAATGACCAAAAAGTTGAAGTGACCATTCAATTGCAGAAGCAAGAATACTATATTTGTTTTCTCCATCTTTGAGTAGACCAAAGTTAAACTATGGTCAGTAACCGACTTTACAAATTTAAGTAAGGTGCTGTTGGTATGTCAAAGCAATTTCAACCTATCGAATGCCTTCTATCTGTAATGCTTGTTGGATTCTGTAAAGCAATACCTTTGTAATGTTTGTCGCACCTCTCTTACTACCGTTTAAAGTTTAGTGGATCCATGCTTAGGTTCTATGCGCTAGACAGTTTAACCCTCTTTCTTGTGAAGTTCTAGGCAGATGAACTTTTTGTGGTATGCTGACAGCTTTAGAGTTTGAGTGGATGAAACTTGTGCTGCTCATTATTCTTCCCAAAAGAATATGTTTGCTTAGAAGATTAATTATAATTGAATAGCTTGATTTACTTATTTGCAATTACAGTGGTGATATTTGTGTGCCGTCTCTTGTAGGCTCTTATGTGACTCATGAAACGAACCACTTTGTCTACTTCTATTTGGATTCAAAAGCTGTACTTCTATTCAAATCTGGGTGAACTTGGTAATAACATTGATGGAGACACTAATGAGAGTTAACTCAGATGATGATGCTATATTTTGCGGTTGTACTATTCAATTGAAAATTCCAAGCTGCAACAATTTGGTGGAAAATTCAGTTGTACCTGTATATTTCTGCTTTTACATTGTGTAAACAATTCTAAACTTGATCAAACTTCTCAAAGTTGTTCGTTGATGCTTTGATAACTTGAAGCAAAACAGAAACAATGGCTTTATTGAGTGCCGAGGACATTACTATTTTtccttcaagaaaaaaaaaagtggtgtGAGAACAGCCAAGAGTAGCGTTTGATCATGACTGTGATTGTACTTTTGTAAGGCATTTGACAACCTTGTGTGAAGAATGACAACAATTGTCTAATATGCGGTGAAGGCTTGAAATAGAATGGTGGTTGTTTACGCTTATTTACTTCGCACTCTGTCTTAATTTATGTTACACAGTTTGatttaatacaaaattttagaattttttaaaaaacttgtgATCTAAAATAAACCTTAGATTTTTGTGTgattcatttcattaagggtgaaataattttttgaggcaagttatttttaattatagaaagattttatttttttggataaattaaaatgaaaaacgTCATATAAGAACTAGTTTTTTTGGTATGTGAGTCACATGTCTATGTGTTATGAATTAAGTTCAGCCTAATGTGGATATAAAGGTCATACAAGTAGATATTGGGCTGACAAGAGTTATTGCGATGAAAACAAATAGGATCAAATTAATTTGGGATGGGTTGAGTAGTGAACGTGAGAACGGTTCCATCAAAAGGGGTTGATGTATATTCAAGAATTATGCCTATTGTCAAGTAAAATTTTGACTCCTCTCACCTTTTTCTTAGAGTCTAAACTTTTCATCCAAAATCTTatctctattttttaattacttgtacTTTAGGGAAAATTACACAAAATAGATCCAATTGTGAGACTATTTACTCAAATTGGACCCAATCCAAACTATTTACCCTAAATGGATTCATGACTGAATCAGCACGACGTCAGCATTGTtattatgaattaattcttTGTAATACTACATCGGTATATTGATACCATATCGATGGACTTAATTCATaatcttatttatttaactc belongs to Solanum stenotomum isolate F172 chromosome 1, ASM1918654v1, whole genome shotgun sequence and includes:
- the LOC125853777 gene encoding uncharacterized protein LOC125853777 isoform X1 — its product is MTSTASKSPSAVRHHQQRPLPPALTDADIVQLAQLYHPQSSTPLPAFLLSEDSHQTLVSYLHSRASSPNPSLAVSEYLSALLSLTQLHTSLSPLVPLLLSSYISLYTSHKIPHDKSSLSIFQLFVTHIVTVQVQELLAIVELIISYLPRIIDSEDTHILAIFAKCIELIRFSNEIGKPLEYVDKVFDKMLSCDWSKVLLLKLVEIVKDLNFIGKGKRKEFLERVFSGMKNVDLQDLPGLVYQLLVLGSKGFGKKEVIEGIVMYFGGVKSGGSIMRQVEGTVLLHVNFAVKQNPSLGQEVLGLVRSDYRVFNHFTVAILLSVARVKRLTESSIGVLKTSLFAAYKDLKFARSCKWLSCDLKEHYLHTYKGMENAVLRAVGESNCGREHVVPSIVQLGFVLLEGIEEGSKFFDKSDDVMGPDELGAQVLKSLFEVHDMARSEIIEQCKLRILSLKPEQGFPVIRLLGCLIHTFTYPMLEHISHLKELLDYFTFMNDKVSSHLVAALLPLSRLSRDLEDYTILVLRKAMFRQEDSIRLAATSSIVNLILAEKQSTKDGSFSCQDSSSQASSSQQAEVFRTLGSSLFQELNGLLQRCLFQQAKVREILYRGLLKLVLVDPLTSGAVFDFLFPHFLRFYREDADVLLDVNQCTKLESGKVYIQEPLDCLLSCISWMLLLQPHGKADHPSDSWTCFGFSLTQENEQAGKAWSKGSLSNALLKIRNYLRNADMEGLLSKTQDTDSSHLEGEKRRCCSSILLGIIEVMLNIVGTEFGKTTDGKKLELEKELFDFIGIFESLDQNICRQGGGSTQRGSIRTTASNASEELEFSGSKLCPERVPLLATSIIYQLLQSTVESWRCDGFNNNVASQKHSQSSSGKAPTQYYKILSFTLNICLRQLKASSVMRQQDPLKMLIYGEIKQLGSPLLKMIWCLLSEPKSMIDSRKKDAYMKKDLDDRKEYIHLGLLSLKELLAVMLHELDYSVLIDALATVSGPGDEGGNTMDGHRDTECEKADDIPYKYTSEELFIKNSIRPLISMLLARSFFREVEVLCDVIMLISNKLPEEQRNLVGNWAKCICKISKTSNPKAAKSIVSIAILLTSPPNDLIIAEDMAAELLKVVGSESESERGDSQVTLDAYSIINKSTSAPLASLILDLVESVIYETEWVIMKLKIYSLPNMRAVLVNQKGKKDTRLALEETVYSRAEAVVKVLSSFVKMNLKDPQAEQLVKLAARFYKNLARMSKLLIASKGVQQPLPSLKYQKLVEITCRQLTAPLYNFVRLMQMKQLDSTKSKALVSKIKRENRCIPDLVYQIEDCEKYLIQISKATKINLLRHAKRSTSRDFKIIEPQNFPVEEDAGIQDADNNGAARGDRESSENLRDEGHGVEDDSVASAHDDDEGNEAEEAYNSPRGVEDDSVAGAFDDDERNEVEAAYNSLHGVEDDSVAAAFDDDEGNEVEEAYSSPHGVEDDSVAAAFDDDEGNEVEEAYNSPHGVEDDSVAGAAADDEGNEVEEACYSPLAVVASESESDAEAAYLPKAKRAKMRRVVEDSDDEA